The following proteins are co-located in the Pseudomonas sp. ATCC 13867 genome:
- a CDS encoding RtcB family protein, producing MSSTPYQLLEVAHGKPIKLWTAGVPVEDDARRQLLNTAKMPFIFRHLAVMPDVHLGKGSTIGSVIPTQGAIIPAAVGVDIGCGMIAARTSLVASDLPDNLHGLRSAIEKAVPHGKTFGRRDQGAWEHVPAHADEAWRSLAGRFKAITGKYPRLEKTNNRHHLGTLGTGNHFIEVCLDEADRVWFMLHSGSRGVGNAIGNLFIELAQADMRQHIANLPDRDLAYFEEGSRHFDDYVEAVGWAQDFARQNRELMMRAVIAAARQVIRKPFDASLEAVNCHHNYVQKERHFGEEVLVTRKGAVSAQKGQLGIIPGSMGARSFIVRGLGNEEAFCSCSHGAGRTMSRTQAKKRFSVADQVRATAHVECRKDKDVIDEIPMAYKDIEAVMNAQRDLVEVLHTLRQVVCVKG from the coding sequence ATGAGCAGCACGCCCTATCAACTGCTGGAAGTCGCCCACGGCAAGCCGATCAAGCTGTGGACTGCCGGCGTACCGGTGGAGGACGACGCGCGCCGGCAACTGCTGAACACCGCGAAGATGCCCTTCATCTTCAGACACCTGGCCGTGATGCCGGACGTTCACCTGGGCAAGGGCTCGACCATCGGCAGCGTGATCCCTACCCAGGGCGCGATCATCCCGGCCGCCGTCGGCGTGGACATTGGCTGCGGCATGATCGCGGCGCGCACCTCGCTGGTGGCTTCCGACCTGCCGGACAATCTGCACGGCCTGCGCAGCGCCATCGAGAAGGCCGTGCCCCACGGCAAGACCTTCGGCCGCCGCGACCAGGGCGCCTGGGAACACGTGCCGGCGCACGCCGATGAGGCGTGGAGATCACTGGCCGGGCGCTTCAAGGCAATCACCGGCAAGTACCCGAGGCTGGAAAAGACCAACAACCGCCATCACCTGGGCACCCTGGGAACCGGCAACCATTTCATCGAAGTCTGCCTCGACGAGGCCGACCGCGTCTGGTTCATGCTGCACAGCGGCTCGCGCGGCGTCGGCAACGCCATCGGCAATCTGTTCATCGAGCTGGCCCAGGCCGACATGCGCCAGCACATCGCCAACCTGCCTGACCGGGACCTGGCGTACTTCGAGGAAGGCAGTCGGCATTTCGACGACTACGTGGAAGCCGTGGGCTGGGCCCAGGACTTCGCCCGGCAGAACCGCGAACTGATGATGCGCGCCGTGATCGCCGCCGCGAGGCAGGTGATCCGCAAACCGTTCGATGCCAGCCTGGAAGCGGTGAACTGCCACCACAACTACGTGCAGAAGGAGCGTCACTTCGGCGAAGAGGTACTGGTGACTCGCAAGGGCGCGGTGTCCGCGCAGAAGGGCCAGCTCGGTATCATCCCCGGTTCGATGGGCGCCCGGAGCTTCATCGTCCGTGGCCTGGGCAACGAAGAGGCCTTCTGCTCCTGCAGCCACGGCGCCGGCCGGACCATGAGCCGGACCCAGGCGAAGAAACGCTTCAGCGTGGCGGACCAGGTGCGCGCCACCGCGCATGTCGAATGTCGCAAGGACAAGGACGTGATCGACGAGATCCCGATGGCCTACAAGGACATCGAGGCGGTGATGAACGCCCAGCGCGACCTGGTGGAGGTGCTGCACACCCTGCGCCAGGTGGTCTGCGTGAAAGGCTGA
- a CDS encoding Lnb N-terminal periplasmic domain-containing protein → MPKRLLPWMALCACSSLFAAPQIAPQRLQALASEPYWLALGHYEPARLGGWRSFVDDPKFFLAADGEQHPDAELAATVKALYAPAELGDKHAQCVYPARTRWLRQQLQLDDLPSVACQEYKTWYTDINPHSAVLVFPAAYLNSPSSMFGHTLLRIDQADVDSDNTALLSYALNFGAYIEGMDNSILYAWKGLMGGYPGLFALVPYREKLSEYSRLENRDLWEYRLNLSPEETGRMVEHVWELKQVRFKYYFFDENCSFRLLELLEIARPGTELTDQFPLTAIPTDTVRAVKNAGMIERIDYRPSRERELLARGAPLSHEEKRLARRMADDDRLLDSPDFKALPAERQALVQDTAFRLVRYRATGQERDKAIASRSYNLLKAINQNPPPALTVERPGQPEDGHESRTWQLGAGSRDGEAFAQYGLRMAYHDLADNQYGFPLGAQIELGQLKLRQYEGNRWQLQQLDLVTIRSMTPRNELLQPLSWQVSGGWERVLGKHSENDHDTLVGHLNGGAGGSWKLSDELQAYALGTARIENNQDFAATIAPALGFDTGLLWSNPLGNLTLEAKGDYFHNGEVRRSLSLGQQVELGRNLGLRLSAQREFSHLATPVNEVMLELRWYHY, encoded by the coding sequence ATGCCCAAACGCCTGTTGCCCTGGATGGCGCTGTGCGCCTGCTCCTCACTGTTCGCCGCACCACAGATCGCCCCGCAGCGCCTGCAGGCACTGGCCAGCGAACCCTACTGGCTCGCCCTGGGCCACTACGAGCCCGCCAGGCTGGGCGGCTGGCGCAGCTTCGTCGACGACCCGAAGTTCTTCCTCGCCGCCGATGGCGAGCAGCACCCCGACGCCGAACTGGCCGCTACCGTGAAGGCGCTCTACGCCCCTGCCGAACTCGGCGACAAGCACGCTCAGTGCGTCTACCCGGCGCGCACCCGCTGGCTGCGCCAGCAACTGCAACTCGACGACCTGCCGTCCGTGGCCTGCCAGGAGTACAAGACCTGGTACACCGACATCAATCCGCACAGCGCGGTGCTGGTGTTCCCCGCGGCCTACCTGAACAGTCCGTCTTCGATGTTCGGCCACACCCTGCTGCGCATCGACCAGGCCGACGTCGACTCCGACAACACCGCCCTGCTGAGCTATGCCCTGAACTTCGGCGCCTACATCGAGGGCATGGACAACAGTATTCTCTACGCCTGGAAGGGCCTGATGGGCGGCTACCCTGGCCTGTTCGCCCTGGTGCCGTACCGCGAGAAGCTCTCCGAATACAGCCGCCTGGAGAACCGCGACCTCTGGGAATACCGGCTCAACCTGAGCCCTGAAGAAACCGGGCGGATGGTCGAGCACGTCTGGGAGCTCAAACAGGTTCGCTTCAAGTACTACTTCTTCGACGAGAACTGCTCGTTCCGTCTGCTGGAGCTGTTGGAAATCGCCCGCCCCGGCACCGAACTCACCGACCAGTTCCCGCTCACCGCCATTCCCACCGACACCGTGCGCGCGGTGAAGAACGCCGGGATGATCGAGCGCATCGACTACCGCCCCTCCCGCGAGCGCGAACTGCTCGCCCGCGGCGCGCCGCTGAGCCATGAGGAAAAACGCCTGGCGCGCCGGATGGCGGACGACGACCGGCTGCTCGACAGCCCCGACTTCAAGGCCCTGCCCGCCGAGCGCCAGGCGCTGGTGCAGGACACCGCCTTCCGCCTGGTGCGCTACCGCGCCACCGGTCAGGAGCGCGACAAGGCCATCGCCTCGCGCAGCTACAACCTGCTCAAGGCCATCAATCAGAACCCACCGCCCGCGCTGACCGTGGAGCGCCCCGGCCAGCCGGAAGACGGCCATGAATCGCGCACCTGGCAACTGGGCGCCGGCAGCCGCGATGGCGAAGCCTTCGCCCAGTACGGCCTGCGCATGGCCTATCACGACCTCGCCGACAACCAGTACGGCTTCCCCCTCGGTGCGCAGATCGAGCTCGGCCAGCTGAAGCTGCGCCAGTACGAGGGCAATCGCTGGCAGCTGCAGCAGCTCGACCTGGTCACCATCCGCTCGATGACGCCACGCAACGAACTGCTGCAGCCGCTCTCCTGGCAGGTTTCCGGCGGCTGGGAGCGCGTGCTCGGCAAGCACAGCGAGAATGACCACGACACCCTGGTCGGCCATCTCAACGGCGGCGCCGGCGGTAGTTGGAAACTCAGCGACGAGCTGCAGGCCTATGCCCTGGGCACCGCGCGGATCGAGAACAACCAGGACTTCGCCGCGACCATCGCCCCGGCGCTGGGCTTCGACACCGGCCTGCTGTGGAGCAATCCGCTGGGCAACCTGACCCTCGAGGCCAAGGGCGACTACTTCCACAACGGCGAAGTCCGCCGCAGCCTGAGCCTCGGCCAGCAGGTCGAACTGGGCCGCAACCTCGGCCTGCGTCTGTCGGCCCAGCGCGAGTTCAGCCACCTGGCCACGCCGGTCAACGAAGTAATGCTGGAGCTGCGCTGGTACCACTACTGA
- a CDS encoding DUF3015 domain-containing protein translates to MKRILIGTLLATASLSALADAPGSDGCGWGNMLFKGQRGTATHVLAATTNGTSGNNTFGMTTGTNGCHTNGALTYGGKPMIVLSSMMDELSEDMAKGNGEALTTYAVVLGVQPQDRAHFAEVAHQHFAQIFNKSDVTAEDVYANTQAVLKQDAQLAKYAEQA, encoded by the coding sequence ATGAAAAGGATTCTGATCGGTACCCTCCTCGCCACCGCCTCCCTCAGCGCTCTGGCCGACGCTCCCGGCAGCGACGGCTGCGGCTGGGGCAACATGCTCTTCAAGGGCCAGCGCGGCACCGCCACTCACGTCCTGGCGGCCACCACCAACGGCACCAGCGGCAACAACACCTTCGGCATGACCACCGGCACCAACGGCTGCCACACCAATGGCGCGCTGACCTACGGCGGCAAGCCGATGATCGTGCTCAGCAGCATGATGGACGAGCTGTCCGAAGACATGGCCAAGGGTAACGGCGAAGCCCTGACCACCTACGCCGTAGTCCTGGGCGTGCAGCCGCAGGATCGCGCGCACTTCGCCGAAGTGGCCCACCAGCACTTCGCCCAGATCTTCAACAAGTCCGACGTCACCGCGGAAGACGTGTACGCCAACACCCAGGCTGTCCTGAAGCAGGACGCCCAGCTGGCCAAGTACGCCGAACAGGCCTGA
- a CDS encoding TraR/DksA family transcriptional regulator, whose product MADFDPRPTLDQLAVEYSRRAEAIRRDLGRTHSPDFAEQAQQRQNDDVLRALLAEAEAGMRLVGLARLRLADGTYGLCARCGEPIEARRLQALPAAEHCLRCADEVD is encoded by the coding sequence ATGGCCGATTTCGATCCGCGTCCGACCCTGGATCAACTGGCGGTGGAGTATTCCCGGCGTGCCGAGGCGATCCGTCGCGATCTCGGTCGGACCCATTCGCCGGACTTCGCCGAGCAGGCCCAGCAGCGGCAGAACGACGACGTCCTGCGCGCGCTGCTGGCGGAAGCGGAGGCGGGCATGCGGCTGGTCGGGCTGGCACGCCTGCGCCTGGCGGACGGCACCTACGGCCTCTGTGCGCGCTGCGGAGAACCGATCGAAGCGCGCCGTCTGCAGGCGCTGCCGGCGGCGGAGCATTGCCTGCGCTGCGCCGATGAAGTGGACTGA
- a CDS encoding Lon protease family protein, whose amino-acid sequence MPDSVAAGLRLAPDELTRPFSPEQFPFTTTDELEPFLGVLGQERAVEALQFGVAMPRPGYNVFVMGEPGTGRFSFVQRYLKAEGKRLPTPADWVYVNNFDESREPRAIELPPGSAADFGADFDHLIDNLLATFPSVFENPAYQQKKSAIDRAFNQRYDKALDTVERLALEKDVALYRDSANIAFTPMSEGKALDEADFAQLPEAERERFHADIATLEEHLNEELASLPQWKRESSNQLRQLNEETITLALQPLLAPLVEKYNNNSGVSAYLQAMQLNLLKTVVDQLVDSDRTDPQRKQGLQEQYAPNQVIGHHSTSGAPVIFESHPTYDNLFGRIEYASDQGALYTSYRQLRSGALHRANGGFLVLEAEKLLSEPFVWDALKRALHSRQLKMESPLAELGRLAAMSLTPQVIPLNIKVIIIGSRQIYYTLQDLDPDFQEMFRVLVDFDEDIPLGEDSLEQFAQLLKTRTSEEGLAPLSSAAVARLATYSARLAEHQGRLSARISDLFQLVSEADFIRQLASEEMTDLGHIERALKAKETRTGRVSGRILDDMLAGIILIDTEGAAVGKCNGLTVLEVGDSAFGVPARISATVYPGGSGIVDIEREVSLGQPIHSKGVMILTGYLGSRYAQEFPLEISASIALEQSYGYVDGDSASLGEVCTLISALSRTPLRQCFAITGSINQFGEVQAVGGVNEKIEGFFRLCEARGLTGEQGVIIPRSNVSTLMLDERVLQAVRNGQFHIYAVRQADEALSLLVGQPAGAPDAKGNFPKGSVNARVVERLKEISELGMEEDEKEKPLKEAAAKAKAAKSPVEKERVRKKKDTD is encoded by the coding sequence ATGCCCGATTCCGTTGCTGCAGGCCTGCGCCTGGCGCCCGATGAACTGACCCGTCCCTTCTCCCCCGAACAATTCCCCTTCACCACCACCGACGAACTGGAGCCCTTCCTCGGCGTACTCGGCCAGGAGCGCGCGGTGGAGGCATTGCAGTTCGGCGTGGCGATGCCGCGTCCGGGATACAACGTGTTCGTCATGGGCGAGCCGGGCACCGGTCGCTTCTCGTTCGTGCAGCGCTACCTGAAGGCCGAGGGCAAGCGTCTGCCCACGCCGGCGGACTGGGTCTACGTCAACAATTTCGACGAGTCCCGCGAGCCGCGCGCCATCGAGCTGCCGCCGGGCAGCGCGGCGGATTTCGGCGCTGACTTCGATCACCTGATCGACAACCTGCTCGCCACCTTCCCCTCGGTGTTCGAGAATCCGGCCTACCAGCAGAAGAAGAGCGCCATCGACCGCGCCTTCAACCAGCGCTACGACAAGGCCCTGGACACCGTCGAGCGCCTGGCGCTGGAGAAGGACGTCGCGCTGTACCGCGACAGCGCCAACATCGCCTTCACCCCGATGAGCGAGGGCAAGGCGCTGGACGAGGCGGACTTCGCCCAACTGCCCGAGGCCGAGCGCGAACGCTTCCACGCCGATATCGCCACGCTGGAAGAGCACCTCAACGAGGAACTGGCCAGCCTGCCGCAGTGGAAACGCGAGTCCAGCAACCAACTGCGCCAGCTCAACGAGGAAACCATCACCCTGGCCCTGCAGCCGCTGCTGGCGCCACTGGTGGAGAAGTACAACAACAACTCCGGTGTCAGCGCCTACCTGCAGGCGATGCAGCTGAACCTGCTGAAGACCGTGGTCGACCAGTTGGTGGACTCGGACCGCACCGACCCGCAGCGCAAGCAGGGGCTGCAGGAGCAGTACGCCCCCAACCAGGTGATCGGCCACCATTCCACCAGCGGCGCGCCGGTGATCTTCGAGTCGCATCCGACCTACGACAACCTGTTCGGCCGTATCGAATACGCCTCCGACCAGGGCGCGCTGTATACCAGCTACCGCCAGCTGCGTTCGGGCGCGCTGCATCGCGCCAATGGCGGCTTCCTGGTGCTGGAGGCGGAGAAGCTGCTCAGCGAGCCGTTCGTCTGGGATGCGCTGAAGCGCGCGCTGCATTCGCGCCAGCTGAAGATGGAGTCGCCGCTGGCCGAACTGGGCCGCCTGGCGGCCATGAGCCTGACGCCGCAAGTGATCCCGCTGAACATCAAGGTGATCATCATCGGTTCGCGGCAGATCTATTACACGCTGCAGGACCTGGATCCGGACTTCCAGGAGATGTTCCGCGTCCTGGTGGACTTCGACGAGGACATCCCGCTGGGCGAGGACAGCCTCGAACAGTTCGCCCAGTTGCTGAAGACCCGCACCTCCGAAGAGGGCCTGGCGCCGCTGAGCAGCGCCGCCGTCGCCCGCCTGGCGACCTACAGCGCGCGCCTGGCCGAACACCAGGGGCGCCTGTCGGCGCGCATCAGCGATCTGTTCCAACTGGTCAGCGAGGCGGACTTCATCCGTCAGCTGGCGAGCGAAGAGATGACCGACCTCGGCCACATCGAGCGCGCCCTGAAAGCCAAGGAGACCCGCACCGGACGGGTGTCCGGGCGCATCCTCGACGACATGCTGGCCGGGATCATCCTGATCGATACCGAAGGCGCCGCCGTCGGCAAGTGCAACGGCCTGACCGTGCTGGAGGTCGGCGATTCGGCCTTCGGCGTGCCGGCGCGGATTTCCGCCACCGTCTATCCCGGCGGCAGCGGCATCGTCGACATCGAGCGCGAGGTGAGCCTCGGCCAGCCGATCCACTCCAAGGGCGTGATGATCCTCACCGGTTACCTTGGCAGCCGTTATGCGCAGGAGTTCCCGCTGGAGATTTCCGCGAGCATCGCCCTGGAGCAGTCCTACGGTTACGTGGACGGTGACAGTGCCTCGCTGGGCGAGGTCTGCACGCTGATCTCCGCGCTGTCGCGCACGCCGCTGCGGCAGTGCTTCGCCATCACCGGTTCGATCAACCAGTTCGGCGAAGTGCAGGCGGTCGGCGGGGTCAACGAGAAGATCGAGGGCTTCTTCCGTCTCTGCGAAGCGCGCGGCCTGACCGGTGAGCAAGGGGTGATCATCCCGCGCTCCAACGTCAGCACCCTGATGCTGGATGAGCGCGTGCTGCAGGCGGTGCGCAATGGCCAGTTCCATATCTACGCCGTGCGCCAGGCCGACGAGGCGCTGAGCCTGCTGGTCGGCCAGCCGGCCGGTGCGCCGGACGCCAAGGGCAATTTCCCGAAAGGCAGCGTGAATGCCCGTGTCGTCGAGCGTTTGAAGGAAATCTCCGAGCTCGGCATGGAAGAAGACGAGAAGGAAAAACCGCTCAAGGAAGCCGCGGCGAAGGCCAAGGCGGCCAAGTCGCCGGTGGAGAAGGAGCGCGTGCGGAAGAAGAAGGACACCGACTGA
- a CDS encoding PA4575 family protein, with product MPRNLCLIRPCLGLTTRIECAIRPLAGENGLWTLLCAAGMAGAQPTAIKAQGPFFGPFVAEGVLDAISDCLAQQGYIEASDPPIWQLHLQAELRRLNGERCRHLGNYQFRPES from the coding sequence ATGCCGCGTAACCTCTGCCTTATCCGCCCCTGTCTGGGGCTGACCACGCGAATCGAATGCGCGATCAGGCCGCTGGCCGGAGAGAATGGACTCTGGACGCTGTTGTGTGCCGCCGGCATGGCCGGTGCGCAACCTACCGCCATCAAGGCGCAAGGCCCGTTCTTCGGGCCCTTCGTCGCGGAGGGGGTGCTCGACGCGATTTCCGATTGCCTGGCCCAGCAGGGTTACATCGAGGCGTCCGACCCACCGATCTGGCAACTGCACCTGCAGGCCGAGCTGCGCCGTTTGAACGGTGAGCGCTGTCGCCACCTGGGGAATTATCAGTTCCGCCCGGAGTCCTGA
- a CDS encoding TIGR00645 family protein, whose amino-acid sequence MERFVENSLYAARWLLAPIYIGLSLALLALTIKFFQEIVHILPSIFTIAEADLVLVLLSLIDMALVGGLLVMVMFSGYENFVSQLDIDENKEKLNWLGKMDASSLKNKVAASIVAISSIHLLRIFMDAKNVPDNKLMWYVIIHLTFVLSAFAMGYLDKATRHDH is encoded by the coding sequence ATGGAACGCTTCGTCGAAAACTCCCTGTACGCCGCCCGCTGGCTGCTGGCGCCGATCTACATCGGCCTGTCGCTGGCGCTGCTGGCCCTGACCATCAAGTTCTTCCAGGAAATCGTCCACATCCTGCCGAGCATCTTCACGATTGCCGAGGCGGATCTGGTCCTGGTGCTGCTGTCGTTGATCGACATGGCGCTGGTCGGCGGCCTGCTGGTAATGGTGATGTTCTCCGGCTACGAGAACTTCGTGTCGCAGCTGGACATCGACGAAAACAAGGAGAAGCTCAACTGGCTGGGCAAGATGGACGCCAGTTCGCTGAAGAACAAGGTCGCCGCCTCCATCGTGGCGATCTCCTCGATCCACCTGCTGCGCATCTTCATGGACGCCAAGAACGTCCCGGACAACAAACTGATGTGGTACGTGATCATCCACCTCACCTTCGTCCTGTCCGCGTTCGCTATGGGTTACCTGGACAAGGCCACGCGCCACGACCACTGA
- a CDS encoding DUF6482 family protein, whose product MNLEELTNRSLAGDIDEINLVSLEGDIYVLEARMGGRFYPIQDVMGHVLSVRSVAHAREVLHALPAVPFQLVHAVVHDEMVGLQDELDIGDGVPIPLH is encoded by the coding sequence ATGAATCTCGAGGAACTGACCAATCGCTCCCTCGCCGGGGATATCGACGAAATCAACCTGGTGTCGCTGGAAGGCGATATCTATGTGCTCGAAGCCCGGATGGGCGGACGCTTCTATCCGATCCAGGACGTGATGGGGCATGTGCTCAGCGTGCGCTCCGTCGCCCATGCCCGCGAGGTGCTGCATGCCTTGCCGGCGGTGCCGTTCCAACTGGTGCATGCGGTGGTGCATGACGAGATGGTCGGCCTGCAGGATGAGCTCGACATCGGTGACGGCGTGCCCATCCCGCTGCACTAG
- a CDS encoding FKBP-type peptidyl-prolyl cis-trans isomerase, producing MSELNLSTDEARVSYGIGRQLGDQLRSNPVPGMTLDAVLAGLSDAFAGVESRVPGEALSASFQVIRERMQAEAQAQAEAAAAVGREYLVENAKREGVTVLPSGLQYEVLVAGEGAKPSREDTVRTHYHGTLVDGTVFDSSYERGQPAEFPVGGVIAGWVEALQLMNAGSKWRLHVPSELAYGGQAVGSIPPHSVLVFDVELLEIL from the coding sequence ATGAGCGAACTCAACCTTTCCACCGACGAAGCCCGCGTCAGCTACGGCATCGGCCGCCAGCTCGGCGACCAACTGCGCTCGAACCCGGTTCCGGGTATGACCCTCGACGCCGTCCTGGCCGGCCTGTCCGACGCCTTTGCAGGCGTCGAAAGCCGCGTGCCGGGCGAAGCCCTGTCCGCCAGCTTCCAGGTGATCCGCGAGCGCATGCAGGCCGAAGCCCAGGCGCAAGCCGAAGCCGCCGCCGCCGTTGGCCGCGAGTACCTGGTGGAAAACGCCAAGCGCGAAGGCGTGACCGTCCTGCCATCCGGCCTGCAGTACGAAGTGCTGGTGGCAGGCGAGGGCGCCAAGCCGTCCCGCGAGGACACCGTGCGTACCCATTACCACGGCACCCTGGTCGATGGTACCGTGTTCGACAGCTCCTACGAGCGCGGTCAGCCGGCCGAGTTCCCGGTGGGCGGCGTGATCGCCGGCTGGGTCGAGGCCCTGCAACTGATGAACGCCGGCAGCAAGTGGCGCCTGCACGTGCCGAGCGAGCTGGCCTACGGCGGCCAGGCCGTCGGCAGCATCCCGCCGCACAGCGTGCTGGTGTTCGACGTCGAACTGCTGGAAATCCTCTGA
- a CDS encoding PA4570 family protein, with the protein MTYMIDAWLDRPHPYLRILHRDTGEVCAVLEEDALDELREQGGLELSELSTSEPLVLKELVRNLFLFCYARALR; encoded by the coding sequence ATGACCTACATGATCGACGCTTGGCTGGATCGCCCGCACCCGTATTTGCGCATCCTGCATCGGGATACCGGGGAAGTCTGCGCGGTGCTGGAAGAAGACGCGCTGGACGAGTTGCGCGAACAGGGTGGCCTGGAGCTGTCGGAACTCTCCACCAGCGAGCCGCTGGTGCTCAAGGAGCTGGTGCGCAATCTGTTCCTGTTCTGTTACGCCCGCGCGTTGCGCTGA
- a CDS encoding polyprenyl synthetase family protein, translating into MQPQAFYRVVADDFTAVDGIIRRQLTSRVPLVEKIGDYIISAGGKRLRPLLVLLSGKALGYSGDDLQLLAATIEFLHTSTLLHDDVVDASGLRRGRATANAQWGNAPSVLVGDFLYARSFEMMVELGSMPVMRIISQATRVIAEGEVLQLSKVRDASTTEETYMEVIRGKTAMLFEASTHSAAALANAQPEQSEALRLFGDALGIAFQLVDDLLDYRGDAASLGKNVGDDLAEGKPTLPLIVTMRDGTPEQASLVRKAIQQGGSQDLEGIRAAVEAAGALDYTANLAREYAARAIDCLKALPDNEYRAALTELAEFAVARTH; encoded by the coding sequence ATGCAACCCCAGGCTTTCTATCGCGTGGTGGCGGACGACTTCACCGCCGTCGACGGCATCATTCGTCGCCAACTCACTTCCCGCGTTCCCCTGGTGGAAAAGATCGGCGACTACATCATCTCCGCCGGCGGCAAGCGGCTGCGTCCGCTGCTGGTGCTGCTCTCGGGCAAGGCCCTGGGCTACTCGGGCGATGACCTGCAACTGCTGGCCGCCACCATCGAGTTCCTGCACACCTCCACCCTGCTGCACGACGACGTGGTCGACGCCTCCGGCCTGCGCCGCGGCCGCGCTACCGCCAACGCCCAGTGGGGCAACGCACCGAGCGTACTGGTGGGCGACTTCCTTTATGCACGCTCCTTCGAAATGATGGTCGAACTGGGCTCCATGCCGGTCATGCGCATCATTTCCCAGGCCACCCGCGTGATCGCCGAGGGCGAAGTGCTGCAGTTGTCCAAGGTCCGCGACGCCAGCACCACCGAAGAAACCTACATGGAAGTCATCCGCGGCAAGACCGCGATGCTCTTCGAAGCCTCCACCCACAGCGCCGCCGCGCTGGCCAACGCCCAGCCGGAGCAATCCGAGGCGCTGCGCCTGTTCGGTGATGCCCTGGGTATCGCCTTCCAGTTGGTGGACGACCTGCTCGACTACCGTGGCGACGCCGCCAGCCTGGGCAAGAACGTCGGCGACGACCTCGCCGAAGGCAAGCCCACCCTGCCGCTGATCGTCACCATGCGCGACGGTACGCCGGAACAGGCCAGCCTGGTGCGCAAGGCCATCCAGCAAGGCGGCAGCCAGGACCTGGAAGGCATCCGCGCTGCCGTCGAGGCCGCCGGCGCCCTGGACTACACCGCCAACCTCGCCCGCGAGTACGCGGCCCGCGCCATCGACTGCCTGAAGGCGCTGCCGGACAACGAGTACCGCGCCGCGCTGACCGAACTGGCCGAGTTCGCCGTCGCCCGCACGCACTGA
- the rplU gene encoding 50S ribosomal protein L21: protein MYAVIVTGGKQYKVTEGEFLKVEKLDVATGEAINLDRILLVANGDDVKIGLPVVEGAKVTAEVVSHGRHDKVRIIKFRRRKHHMKRQGHRQWFTEIKITGIQA, encoded by the coding sequence ATGTACGCAGTAATTGTTACTGGTGGCAAGCAATACAAAGTCACCGAAGGCGAATTCCTCAAGGTCGAGAAACTCGACGTCGCCACCGGCGAAGCGATCAACCTGGATCGCATCCTGCTGGTCGCCAACGGCGATGACGTCAAGATCGGCCTGCCGGTGGTAGAAGGCGCGAAAGTGACCGCAGAAGTGGTTTCCCACGGTCGTCACGACAAAGTGCGCATCATCAAGTTCCGCCGCCGCAAGCACCACATGAAGCGTCAGGGCCACCGCCAGTGGTTCACTGAAATCAAAATCACCGGCATCCAGGCCTAA
- the rpmA gene encoding 50S ribosomal protein L27 gives MAHKKAGGSTRNGRDSESKRLGVKLFGSQAVKAGNIIVRQRGTQFHAGYGVGMGKDHTLFAKIDGVIKFEVKGAFGRRYVSVVAA, from the coding sequence ATGGCACACAAAAAAGCTGGCGGTAGTACCCGCAACGGCCGCGATTCCGAAAGTAAACGCCTTGGCGTGAAGCTGTTCGGTAGCCAGGCTGTCAAAGCAGGCAACATCATCGTGCGTCAGCGCGGTACCCAGTTCCACGCTGGTTACGGCGTTGGCATGGGCAAGGATCACACCCTGTTCGCGAAAATCGACGGCGTGATCAAGTTCGAAGTGAAAGGCGCCTTTGGCCGTCGCTATGTAAGCGTTGTCGCTGCCTAA